In Dryobates pubescens isolate bDryPub1 chromosome 31, bDryPub1.pri, whole genome shotgun sequence, one DNA window encodes the following:
- the SF3A2 gene encoding splicing factor 3A subunit 2, with amino-acid sequence MDFQHRPGGKTGSGGVASASESNRDRRERLRQLALETIDINKDPYFMKNHLGSYECKLCLTLHNNEGSYLAHTQGKKHQTNLARRAAKEAKEAPAQPAPEKVKVEVKKFVKIGRPGYKVTKQRDPETGQQSLLFQIDYPEIAESIMPRHRFMSAYEQRIEPPDRRWQYLLMAAEPYETIAFKVPSREIDKAEGKFWTHWNRETKQFFLQFHFKMEKPPAPPNLPPGPPAVKRPPPPPLLNGLPPRPPLPDSLPPPPPGGMALPPMPPSGPVPPPPVPPQLPPAPGVPPPAPLPPMLRPPLPAEGPGTIPPPPPSN; translated from the exons ATGGATTTCCAGCATCGCCCTGGAGGTAAAACTGGAAGCGGAGGCGTGGCCTCTGCCTCCGAGAGCAACCGGGAccgcagggagaggctgaggcagctggccCTGGAAACCATCGACATCAACAAG GACCCTTACTTCATGAAAAACCACCTGGGCTCCTATGAGTGCAAGCTCTGCCTGACCCTGCACAACAATGAG gGCAGTTACTTAGCTCATACCCAGGGCAAGAAGCACCAAACCAACCT ggccCGGAGAGctgccaaggaggccaaggaggctcctgcccagcctgcccccgaGAAGGTCAAGGTGGAGGTGAAGAAGTTTGTGAAGATTGGCCGCCCAGGCTACAagg TGACCAAACAGAGAGATCCTGAGACAGGccagcagagcctcctcttccag aTTGACTACCCAGAGATAGCAGAGAGCATCATGCCCAGGCACCGCTTCATGTCTGCCTACGAGCAGCGCATCGAGCCGCCGGACCGGCGCTGGCAGTacctgctgatggcagctgaGCCCTACGAGACCATCGCCTTCAAg gtgccCAGCAGGGAGATCGACAAAGCAGAAGGCAAGTTTTGGACCCACTGGAACAGGGAAACCAAACAG TTCTTCCTGCAGTTCCACTTCAAGATGGAGAAGCCTCCGGCGCCGCCGAACCTGCCGCCGGGGCCGCCCGCGGTCAAGCgccctccgccgccgccgctgctcaACGGCCTGCCGCCGCGGCCGCCGCTGCCGGACTCCCTGCCGCCGCCTCCCCCCGGAGGCATGGCCCTGCCTCCTATGCCTCCCTCGGGCCCGGTGCCGCCGCCCCCGGTGCCGCCCCAGCTGCCGCCGGCCCCCGGCGTGCCGCCGCCCGCGCCGCTGCCGCCCATGCTGAGGCCTCCGCTGCCCGCGGAGGGCCCGGGCAccatcccccctcctcctccctccaactGA